The Halobacterium sp. CBA1132 genome has a segment encoding these proteins:
- a CDS encoding HVO_2523 family zinc finger protein, whose protein sequence is MSEQSTGTERGGSRCPMCDAAMFKRHCKYVCPQHGVLYDCSDTFWVS, encoded by the coding sequence ATGAGCGAGCAGTCGACGGGCACGGAACGCGGCGGCAGCCGCTGTCCGATGTGCGACGCGGCGATGTTCAAGCGCCACTGCAAGTACGTCTGCCCGCAGCACGGCGTCCTGTACGATTGTTCGGACACCTTCTGGGTGTCGTAG
- a CDS encoding adenosylcobalamin-dependent ribonucleoside-diphosphate reductase, which produces MSTPNVSADEVQLPIKRTTGDSLEERLTANAYHNILPARYLRKNTDGELVEEQEDLFVRVAKNISLAEVVYESDEPVTVTPDQLKPDHPRRDELAEEVFGEGVSQDDDAEVELTESNVNKFAYDTVVPELDDDDVREHVEAQREEFQSLMQDLSFMPNSPTLMNAGDELQQLSACFVDSPDDDITDIHQTAKEAAEVFQSGGGMGYAFWKLRPYGDTVGSTGGIASGPLTFMETFDQMCETIAQGGARRGAQMAVMRVSHPDVIEFIHAKNKDVSLAHTLKLNDPDDYTYTEFSEALEEARELIDEDGRVPEHLRNAVEGHLSNFNISVGVTDGFMEALENGEEYTFTNPRTEEPHIATEETEEMYSRYDLGEYVTPGEELTLPAELVWERIVQGAHENGEPGVIYLERVNKQHSFDVEEHPDHRILATNPCGEQPLEEYEACNLGHINLSTLAAQNAPDWRVWSENNEFDSLEDGVDRFLEDALDTEAFDHRIEQGTRFLENVVTMSDFPVEEIEEKVAEMRKVGLGVMGLAQLYIQLGVKYGSEEGNEIARQVMRRINHGSKEASHDLATERGSFDEWDKSKYADPTEYPEWFEHHTGEDPADWADGYPIRNHNTTTIAPTGTTSMVGNTTGGCEPIYNVAYYKNVSDDVQGDEMLVEFDDYFLRTLEANDIDVDAVKEEAQAQMSNNEFDGVDGLTTVPDSIGELFVVTSDLSGKDHAAVQTACQQGVDSAISKTCNFPNDASVEDMDEVYRYIYENGGKGVTVYRDGTRSKQVLTTRAENTEFSQMDEDEAAEAIVETIEETFGGIEGFLDNEDVQAAFGEDLRDIFAGEEDAFDGEFAEKQARPDLLHGVTQRVDTGYGKLYVTINEDPERERPFELFANTGNSGGFTGSFTEALAKTISVALRSGVDPEEIAAKLQGIRSPKVAWDKGEQVNSIPDAFGTALRRYLDGDVDRAAYPQQQRLGEVADGASTPETDGGAAADPAVGGPQGPSNAGEEQQTEQDATQSLIDAGESPECPDCGSMTLYYSEGCKTCESCGWSEC; this is translated from the coding sequence ATGAGCACGCCGAACGTCTCCGCGGACGAAGTCCAGCTCCCCATCAAGCGGACGACCGGCGACTCGCTCGAAGAACGACTCACTGCTAACGCATACCACAACATCCTGCCGGCGCGCTACCTCCGCAAGAACACCGACGGCGAACTCGTCGAGGAGCAGGAGGACCTCTTCGTGCGCGTCGCCAAGAACATCTCGCTGGCGGAAGTCGTCTACGAGAGCGACGAGCCGGTGACGGTCACGCCCGACCAGCTCAAGCCCGACCACCCGCGCCGCGACGAACTCGCCGAGGAAGTGTTCGGCGAGGGCGTCTCCCAAGACGACGACGCCGAGGTCGAACTCACCGAGAGCAACGTCAACAAGTTCGCCTACGACACCGTCGTCCCCGAACTCGACGACGACGACGTCCGCGAGCACGTCGAAGCCCAGCGCGAGGAGTTCCAGAGCCTCATGCAGGACCTCTCCTTTATGCCGAACTCCCCGACGCTGATGAACGCCGGCGACGAGCTCCAGCAGCTCTCGGCGTGCTTCGTCGACTCCCCGGACGACGACATCACCGACATCCACCAGACCGCCAAGGAGGCCGCGGAGGTCTTCCAGTCCGGCGGCGGCATGGGGTACGCGTTCTGGAAGCTCCGCCCGTACGGCGACACCGTCGGCTCCACTGGCGGCATCGCCTCCGGCCCGCTGACGTTCATGGAGACGTTCGACCAGATGTGCGAGACCATCGCGCAAGGCGGCGCACGCCGCGGCGCGCAGATGGCCGTGATGCGAGTCAGCCACCCGGACGTCATCGAGTTCATCCACGCGAAGAACAAGGACGTCTCGCTGGCGCACACGCTCAAACTCAACGACCCCGACGACTACACGTACACGGAGTTCTCGGAAGCCCTCGAAGAGGCCCGCGAACTCATCGACGAGGACGGCCGCGTCCCCGAACACCTCCGCAACGCCGTCGAGGGCCACCTCTCGAACTTCAACATCTCCGTGGGCGTCACGGACGGCTTCATGGAGGCCCTCGAGAACGGCGAGGAGTACACGTTCACGAACCCCCGCACCGAGGAGCCCCACATCGCCACCGAGGAGACCGAGGAGATGTACTCCCGGTACGACCTCGGCGAGTACGTCACGCCCGGCGAGGAACTCACGCTCCCCGCGGAACTGGTCTGGGAGCGCATCGTCCAAGGCGCCCACGAGAACGGCGAACCCGGCGTCATCTACCTCGAACGCGTCAACAAGCAGCACTCCTTCGACGTCGAAGAACACCCCGACCACCGCATCCTCGCGACGAACCCCTGCGGCGAGCAGCCCCTCGAAGAGTACGAGGCGTGTAACCTCGGCCACATCAACCTCTCGACGCTCGCCGCGCAGAACGCCCCCGACTGGCGCGTCTGGAGCGAGAACAACGAGTTCGACAGCCTCGAAGACGGCGTCGACCGCTTCCTCGAAGACGCTCTCGACACCGAGGCGTTCGACCACCGCATCGAGCAGGGCACGCGCTTCCTGGAGAACGTCGTCACGATGTCGGACTTCCCCGTCGAGGAGATCGAAGAGAAGGTCGCCGAGATGCGGAAGGTCGGCCTCGGCGTCATGGGCCTCGCGCAGCTGTACATCCAGCTCGGCGTGAAGTACGGCAGCGAGGAGGGCAACGAGATCGCGCGCCAGGTCATGCGCCGCATCAACCACGGGTCGAAGGAAGCCAGCCACGACCTCGCCACCGAGCGCGGGAGCTTCGACGAGTGGGACAAGTCCAAGTACGCTGACCCCACCGAGTACCCCGAGTGGTTCGAACACCACACGGGCGAGGACCCGGCCGACTGGGCGGACGGCTACCCGATTCGCAACCACAACACGACGACCATCGCGCCGACCGGCACCACGTCGATGGTCGGGAACACCACGGGCGGCTGTGAGCCCATCTACAACGTCGCCTACTACAAGAACGTCAGCGACGACGTGCAGGGCGACGAGATGCTCGTGGAGTTCGACGACTACTTCCTCCGCACGCTGGAGGCCAACGACATCGACGTCGACGCGGTCAAAGAAGAAGCCCAAGCGCAGATGTCGAACAACGAGTTCGACGGCGTCGACGGGCTGACGACCGTCCCGGACTCCATCGGCGAGCTGTTCGTCGTGACCTCCGACCTCTCCGGGAAGGACCACGCGGCGGTCCAGACGGCCTGCCAGCAGGGCGTCGACTCCGCCATCTCGAAGACGTGTAACTTCCCGAACGACGCGTCCGTCGAGGACATGGACGAAGTGTACCGCTACATCTACGAGAACGGTGGCAAGGGCGTCACCGTCTACCGCGACGGCACCCGCAGCAAGCAGGTGCTGACGACGCGCGCCGAGAACACCGAGTTCTCCCAGATGGACGAGGACGAGGCCGCCGAAGCCATCGTCGAGACCATCGAGGAGACGTTCGGCGGCATCGAGGGCTTCCTCGACAACGAGGACGTCCAGGCCGCGTTCGGCGAGGACCTCCGCGACATCTTCGCGGGCGAGGAGGACGCCTTCGACGGCGAGTTCGCCGAGAAGCAGGCTCGCCCCGACCTCCTCCACGGCGTCACCCAGCGCGTCGACACGGGCTACGGGAAGCTCTACGTCACCATCAACGAGGACCCCGAGCGCGAGCGGCCGTTCGAGCTGTTCGCGAACACGGGCAACAGCGGTGGCTTCACCGGCTCGTTCACCGAGGCGCTCGCGAAGACCATTTCGGTGGCGCTGCGCTCCGGCGTCGACCCCGAAGAGATTGCGGCCAAGCTTCAGGGCATCCGCTCCCCGAAGGTCGCCTGGGACAAGGGCGAACAGGTCAACTCCATCCCGGACGCGTTCGGTACCGCGCTGCGGCGCTACCTCGACGGTGACGTCGACCGCGCCGCCTACCCCCAGCAGCAGCGTCTCGGCGAAGTGGCCGACGGCGCTTCGACGCCCGAGACTGACGGCGGCGCCGCGGCCGACCCCGCTGTCGGCGGCCCGCAGGGTCCGTCGAACGCCGGCGAGGAACAGCAGACCGAACAGGACGCCACGCAGTCGCTCATCGACGCGGGCGAGAGCCCCGAGTGCCCGGACTGCGGGTCGATGACGCTGTACTACAGCGAAGGCTGCAAGACCTGCGAGTCCTGTGGCTGGAGCGAGTGCTGA
- the trpG gene encoding anthranilate synthase component II, with protein sequence MNVLFVDNFDSFTYNLVEYVSEQRVDGERPATTVLKNTASIEEVRDVDPDAIVVSPGPGHPKNERDVGVTAPVLREVSPEAPTLGVCLGMEAAVYEYGGTVDRAPDPMHGKTSPVEHDGRGLFDGIEQEFPAARYHSLACGAIPDCFEVSARTDHDGTELAMAVRHREHPIACVQFHPESVLTAAGHDLVENFLASV encoded by the coding sequence ATGAACGTCCTGTTCGTCGACAACTTCGACTCGTTCACGTACAACCTCGTGGAGTACGTCTCCGAGCAGCGCGTCGACGGCGAGCGCCCGGCGACGACCGTGCTGAAGAACACCGCGAGCATCGAGGAGGTGCGCGACGTGGACCCGGACGCCATCGTCGTCAGTCCCGGTCCCGGCCACCCGAAGAACGAGCGCGACGTCGGCGTCACCGCGCCCGTCCTCCGCGAAGTCAGTCCGGAGGCGCCGACGCTCGGCGTCTGTCTCGGGATGGAAGCGGCGGTGTACGAGTACGGCGGCACGGTCGACCGCGCGCCCGACCCGATGCACGGCAAGACCAGTCCCGTCGAGCACGATGGCCGCGGCCTCTTCGACGGCATCGAGCAGGAGTTCCCGGCGGCCCGGTACCACTCGCTGGCCTGCGGCGCGATTCCGGACTGCTTCGAGGTGTCGGCGCGCACCGACCACGACGGCACCGAACTCGCGATGGCCGTCCGCCACCGCGAACACCCGATTGCGTGCGTGCAGTTCCACCCCGAGAGCGTACTCACGGCCGCCGGCCACGACCTCGTGGAGAACTTCCTCGCGTCCGTCTAG
- the trpE gene encoding anthranilate synthase component I encodes MDTTRSEFADLAADGPAVVRVAAELDVDASPLTAYAALTEGVSASAASGGSSHEQRECDGNYGFLLESAEKTSASDPDGAFRPSDANEDRHARYSFVGYDPAAVVTAHPDGTEVQALRDDRVTEFLDAGDGDVLDQLRGTLPDVERRGFPDEDRQLLDGGLVGFLAYDAVYDLWLDEVGVERPDTPLPDAEFVLTTRTLVFDRATDTVSLVFTPLVGADDDPAEVYDGLVAEAERVQRELAAAPGPEFGGFDVTDERAGPRDDYEDSVEKAKEAVLDGEVYQAVVSRTRELDGDVDPRGLYAALRDVNPSPYMFLLSHDDRTVVGASPETLVAVHDDTVLNNPIAGTCSRGSSPVEDRRLAGEMLADEKERAEHTMLVDLSRNDVRRVSEPGSVRVPEFMRVLKYSHVQHIESTVTGTLQDGRDAFDATRASFPAGTLSGAPKVRAMEHIHALEASPRGIYGGGVGYFSWNGDAEFAITIRSATISHAGERSESAERASSEGRSPSDRSSGRSPREDGDEPRAVDTLRVRAGAGIVADSDPAAEYDETEAKMDGVLAAVDRIREESEEPTPPEVEK; translated from the coding sequence CTGGACACCACGCGCAGCGAGTTCGCCGACCTCGCGGCCGACGGTCCCGCCGTGGTCCGCGTCGCCGCGGAACTCGACGTCGACGCGTCGCCGCTGACCGCGTACGCCGCGCTCACGGAGGGGGTCTCCGCGAGCGCCGCGAGCGGAGGTTCGTCACACGAGCAGCGCGAGTGTGACGGTAATTATGGATTCCTGCTGGAGAGCGCCGAGAAGACGTCCGCGAGCGACCCGGACGGTGCGTTCCGACCGTCGGACGCGAACGAGGACCGCCACGCGCGCTACTCGTTCGTCGGCTACGACCCCGCTGCCGTCGTCACCGCCCACCCCGACGGAACGGAGGTGCAGGCGCTGCGCGACGACCGCGTGACGGAGTTCCTCGACGCCGGCGACGGCGACGTGCTCGACCAACTCCGCGGGACGCTCCCGGACGTCGAGCGCCGCGGCTTCCCCGACGAGGACCGCCAACTGCTCGACGGCGGACTCGTCGGTTTCCTCGCGTACGACGCGGTCTACGACCTCTGGCTCGACGAGGTGGGCGTCGAGCGCCCCGACACGCCGCTGCCCGACGCCGAGTTCGTGCTCACGACGCGCACGCTCGTCTTCGACCGCGCGACCGACACCGTCTCGCTCGTGTTCACGCCGCTGGTGGGCGCCGACGACGACCCGGCCGAGGTGTACGACGGCCTCGTCGCTGAAGCCGAGCGCGTGCAGCGCGAACTCGCTGCGGCCCCCGGCCCCGAGTTCGGCGGGTTCGACGTCACCGACGAGCGCGCCGGGCCGCGCGACGACTACGAGGACAGCGTCGAGAAAGCCAAGGAGGCGGTGCTCGACGGCGAAGTCTATCAGGCGGTCGTCTCCCGCACGCGCGAACTCGACGGCGACGTCGACCCGCGCGGCCTCTACGCGGCGCTGCGGGATGTCAACCCTTCGCCGTACATGTTCTTGCTGTCGCACGACGACCGCACTGTCGTCGGCGCCAGCCCCGAGACGCTGGTCGCCGTCCACGACGACACCGTGCTGAACAACCCCATCGCGGGCACCTGCTCGCGTGGTTCGAGCCCCGTCGAGGACCGGCGGCTGGCCGGCGAGATGCTCGCCGACGAGAAGGAGCGCGCCGAGCACACGATGCTCGTGGACCTCTCCCGGAACGACGTGCGCCGCGTCAGCGAACCCGGGAGCGTGCGCGTCCCCGAGTTCATGCGCGTGCTCAAGTACAGCCACGTCCAGCACATCGAGTCCACGGTGACGGGCACGCTCCAGGACGGCCGGGACGCCTTCGACGCGACCCGCGCGTCGTTCCCCGCGGGCACGCTCTCTGGCGCGCCGAAGGTCCGTGCGATGGAGCACATCCACGCGCTCGAAGCGTCGCCGCGGGGTATCTACGGCGGCGGCGTCGGCTACTTCTCGTGGAACGGCGACGCCGAGTTCGCCATCACGATTCGGTCCGCGACGATAAGCCACGCGGGCGAGCGGAGCGAGTCCGCGGAACGAGCGAGTAGCGAGGGACGGAGTCCCTCGGACCGTTCAAGCGGGCGGAGCCCGCGAGAAGACGGCGACGAGCCGCGAGCAGTAGACACCCTCCGCGTGCGCGCCGGCGCTGGCATCGTCGCCGACAGCGACCCCGCCGCGGAGTACGACGAGACGGAGGCGAAGATGGACGGCGTGCTCGCGGCCGTCGACCGCATCCGCGAGGAGAGCGAGGAGCCGACCCCACCGGAGGTAGAGAAATGA
- a CDS encoding phosphoribosylanthranilate isomerase → MTRAKICGLTKEADRRVAVDAGADALGFIVDVPVDTPREVSVERAADLVAGAPPFVTTVLVTMPDTPERAVELVDRVNPDAVQLHSDVSVTDVEHVAANTSAAVLKTVDAADPDGARYDDAADALLVDSVDAEGAGGTGRTHDWDATREFADSVDSPIVLAGGLTPENVAEAVATVDPFAVDVASGVERTGGEKDHDAVRRFVANATGQREVEA, encoded by the coding sequence ATGACGCGCGCGAAAATCTGCGGGCTGACGAAGGAGGCCGACCGCCGCGTGGCTGTCGACGCCGGCGCGGACGCGCTCGGGTTCATCGTCGATGTCCCCGTGGACACGCCCCGCGAGGTGAGCGTCGAGCGCGCCGCCGACCTCGTCGCGGGCGCGCCACCGTTCGTCACCACGGTGCTCGTCACGATGCCCGACACACCAGAGCGCGCGGTCGAACTGGTCGACCGCGTGAACCCGGACGCCGTTCAACTCCACAGTGACGTCTCCGTCACTGACGTCGAACACGTCGCGGCGAACACGTCGGCGGCAGTCCTGAAGACTGTCGACGCCGCCGACCCCGACGGCGCGCGCTACGACGACGCCGCCGACGCGCTACTCGTCGACTCCGTGGACGCAGAGGGCGCCGGCGGCACGGGCCGCACGCACGACTGGGACGCCACCCGCGAGTTCGCCGATTCGGTGGACTCGCCGATCGTGCTCGCGGGGGGACTCACCCCCGAGAACGTCGCCGAGGCCGTCGCGACCGTCGACCCGTTCGCGGTTGACGTGGCCTCGGGTGTCGAGCGCACGGGCGGCGAGAAGGACCACGACGCAGTTCGGCGGTTCGTCGCGAACGCGACCGGGCAGCGCGAGGTGGAAGCGTGA
- the trpD gene encoding anthranilate phosphoribosyltransferase yields MQEYIERVTAGEDLTLDEARDAVTRLFEDATDAEIGALLAALRAKGETEPEIAGFAQGMRDAAHTIDPDRDPLVDTCGTGGDDYDTINVSTTSTMVVAGAGVPVAKHGNYSVSSSSGSSDVLEEVGVDLDASPEAVEETIEEHGIGYMHAPAFHPAMKAVIGPRRELGIRTIFNVLGPLTNPAGADAQVVGVYDPDLVPVIARSLSHMGVDRALVVHGDGLDEFALHGESVVAELDGGDVEEYTVTPADFGLDEAPIEDVSGGTPEENARDLRGIVTGDVTGPKRDIILANAGAAIYVAGEADSLKEGAERAAEAIDSGAAGETLETLRDPATATR; encoded by the coding sequence ATGCAGGAATACATCGAGCGCGTCACCGCCGGCGAGGACCTCACCCTCGACGAAGCGCGTGACGCCGTCACACGGCTGTTCGAGGACGCGACAGACGCTGAAATCGGCGCGCTGCTCGCCGCGCTCCGCGCGAAAGGCGAGACCGAACCCGAAATCGCGGGGTTCGCGCAGGGGATGCGCGACGCCGCCCACACCATCGACCCGGACCGCGACCCGCTCGTCGACACCTGCGGCACGGGCGGCGACGACTACGACACCATCAACGTCTCCACGACGTCGACGATGGTCGTCGCGGGTGCCGGCGTCCCCGTCGCGAAACACGGCAACTACTCGGTCTCCTCGTCGTCGGGGAGTTCCGACGTACTCGAAGAAGTCGGCGTCGACCTCGACGCCAGCCCCGAAGCGGTCGAGGAGACCATCGAGGAGCACGGCATCGGCTACATGCACGCGCCCGCGTTCCACCCCGCGATGAAGGCGGTCATCGGGCCGCGCCGCGAACTCGGCATCCGGACCATCTTCAACGTGCTCGGCCCGCTCACGAACCCCGCGGGCGCGGACGCCCAAGTCGTCGGCGTCTACGACCCCGACCTCGTGCCCGTCATCGCGCGCTCGCTCTCGCACATGGGCGTCGACCGCGCGCTCGTCGTCCACGGCGACGGGCTCGACGAGTTCGCACTCCACGGCGAGTCCGTCGTCGCGGAACTCGACGGCGGCGACGTCGAGGAGTACACCGTCACGCCCGCGGACTTCGGCCTCGACGAGGCACCTATCGAGGACGTTTCGGGAGGAACACCCGAGGAGAACGCCCGGGACCTCCGTGGCATCGTCACCGGCGACGTCACTGGCCCGAAGCGCGACATCATCCTCGCGAACGCGGGCGCCGCAATCTACGTCGCCGGCGAGGCCGATTCGCTGAAGGAGGGGGCCGAGCGCGCGGCGGAAGCCATCGACTCGGGCGCCGCCGGCGAGACGCTGGAGACGCTTCGCGACCCCGCGACGGCGACGCGATGA
- a CDS encoding antibiotic biosynthesis monooxygenase, giving the protein MYLVTFRLDPGEYDDEFHELDDRIQAAAEDTDGYRGKRTWNDPESDEVLVVYYWESLDALDEFGAVDAHERAKRRWTEWYDAYEVTVTEVLDRYGSGFGDDADPPE; this is encoded by the coding sequence ATGTACCTCGTTACCTTCCGCCTCGACCCCGGGGAGTACGACGACGAGTTCCACGAGCTCGACGACCGAATACAGGCAGCCGCCGAAGACACGGACGGGTATCGGGGCAAGCGCACGTGGAACGACCCGGAGAGCGACGAGGTGCTCGTCGTCTACTACTGGGAGTCGCTGGACGCGCTCGACGAGTTCGGCGCCGTCGACGCCCACGAACGAGCGAAACGACGGTGGACGGAGTGGTACGACGCCTACGAAGTCACCGTCACGGAAGTGCTCGATAGGTACGGGAGTGGGTTCGGTGACGACGCGGACCCGCCCGAGTAA
- a CDS encoding TetR/AcrR family transcriptional regulator, whose protein sequence is MSEADGIVGANDTREEIMEATFRALSEHGYKDVRVRDIGAEMELSRQVIHYHFDGKYDLLSSFLKYVIDQYEGSVEVAEDMDPRSELDARIDQCLFGPEFEEFTHWDRMKVYHELYAHARNDDEHRELFEEHYARLRGSIVAVIEDGIKQGVFREVNAERMGQLITDVIHAARERRISLGHEDAPAEARAAIDEFVLDSLERDD, encoded by the coding sequence ATGAGCGAGGCAGACGGGATAGTCGGCGCAAACGACACCCGCGAGGAGATTATGGAGGCGACGTTCCGGGCGCTCAGCGAGCACGGGTACAAGGACGTCCGGGTCCGGGACATCGGCGCGGAGATGGAGCTGTCGCGGCAGGTCATCCACTACCACTTCGACGGGAAGTACGACTTGCTGTCGTCGTTCCTGAAGTACGTCATCGACCAGTACGAGGGCAGCGTCGAGGTTGCCGAGGACATGGACCCGCGGTCGGAGTTGGACGCGCGCATCGACCAGTGTCTGTTCGGGCCGGAGTTCGAGGAGTTCACGCACTGGGACCGCATGAAGGTGTACCACGAGCTGTACGCACACGCGCGAAACGACGACGAGCACCGCGAGCTCTTCGAGGAGCACTACGCGCGGCTCCGCGGCAGCATCGTCGCCGTCATCGAGGACGGCATCAAGCAGGGCGTCTTCCGTGAGGTGAACGCCGAACGGATGGGGCAGCTAATCACGGACGTCATTCACGCGGCCCGCGAGCGCCGCATCTCCCTCGGGCACGAGGACGCGCCCGCGGAAGCCCGCGCGGCAATCGACGAGTTCGTGCTGGACTCGCTGGAGCGCGACGACTAG
- a CDS encoding NAD(P)/FAD-dependent oxidoreductase, with the protein MVDVAVVGGGPAGLSAAQFAAKNDLETVVFDTDETWMHKAHLFNYPGVRSMDGMTFVDIAQKQAKARGADLHEDEEVTAVEQSGDGFSLTTADGDYEADYVVLATGGNRDLAEDLGCEFTDEDVVDVNLDMETSVEGVYATGAMGRAEKWQAAIAVGDGAAAVLDILSKEKGEYYHDFDMPSDVPEL; encoded by the coding sequence ATGGTAGACGTAGCAGTCGTCGGCGGCGGTCCCGCCGGCCTGTCCGCAGCACAGTTCGCAGCCAAAAACGACCTCGAAACAGTCGTCTTCGACACCGACGAGACGTGGATGCACAAGGCCCACCTCTTCAACTACCCGGGCGTCCGCTCCATGGACGGGATGACCTTCGTCGACATCGCGCAGAAGCAAGCGAAGGCCCGCGGCGCCGACCTCCACGAGGACGAGGAAGTCACCGCCGTCGAGCAGTCCGGTGACGGCTTCTCGCTCACGACCGCCGACGGCGACTACGAGGCCGACTACGTCGTGCTCGCGACCGGCGGTAACCGCGACCTCGCCGAAGACCTCGGCTGCGAGTTCACCGACGAGGACGTCGTCGACGTCAACCTCGACATGGAGACCAGCGTCGAGGGCGTCTACGCGACCGGCGCGATGGGTCGCGCCGAGAAGTGGCAGGCCGCCATCGCTGTCGGCGACGGCGCCGCCGCAGTTCTCGACATCCTCTCGAAGGAGAAGGGCGAGTACTACCACGACTTCGACATGCCGTCGGACGTCCCCGAACTGTAA
- a CDS encoding pirin family protein, which translates to MSRNDASTDHGPVPGERVRHGTGVNSNRAFPTNNHPQNLDPFVLFERFYIDPEQGFPMHPHRGFEIVSYMIDGGMEHEDSLGVSNVAEEGDAMRITTGSGIRHSEFPAGNRGCNGLQLWVNLPRDKKDADPDYVDATSADLPTTEYEDATVTTVVGDESPLDLHTPMEYLDVRVSDAWEWTIPEDWTGFVYGVSGDGTVDGSEFGEGDVFTVTDETAVELRTDSALRVVAVAGQPHDEPIQQRGPFVL; encoded by the coding sequence ATGAGCCGCAACGACGCATCCACCGACCACGGCCCCGTCCCCGGCGAGCGAGTCCGTCACGGGACGGGCGTCAACTCGAATCGCGCGTTCCCGACGAACAACCACCCGCAGAACCTCGACCCGTTCGTGCTCTTCGAGCGGTTCTACATCGACCCCGAACAGGGGTTCCCGATGCACCCCCACCGCGGGTTCGAAATCGTCTCCTACATGATCGACGGCGGGATGGAACACGAGGACTCGCTGGGCGTCAGCAACGTCGCCGAGGAGGGCGACGCCATGCGCATCACGACCGGCAGCGGCATCCGCCACTCCGAGTTCCCCGCCGGAAATCGGGGCTGTAACGGCCTCCAGTTGTGGGTGAACCTCCCGCGCGACAAGAAAGACGCCGACCCCGACTACGTCGACGCCACCAGCGCGGACCTCCCCACGACGGAGTACGAGGACGCGACGGTGACGACGGTCGTCGGCGACGAGTCGCCGCTGGACCTCCACACGCCCATGGAGTACCTCGACGTCCGCGTCTCGGACGCTTGGGAGTGGACGATTCCCGAGGACTGGACGGGCTTCGTCTACGGCGTCTCCGGCGACGGAACCGTCGACGGCAGCGAGTTCGGCGAGGGCGACGTCTTCACAGTCACGGACGAGACCGCGGTCGAACTCCGCACCGACTCCGCCCTCCGCGTGGTCGCCGTCGCCGGTCAGCCCCACGACGAGCCGATTCAGCAGCGCGGCCCGTTCGTCCTCTGA